The Bombus vancouverensis nearcticus chromosome 9, iyBomVanc1_principal, whole genome shotgun sequence genome includes a window with the following:
- the LOC117158809 gene encoding uncharacterized protein LOC117158809 isoform X2, with product MQNWNQWQLSAGAVATPMPQPPVGYAVPGTDPTAMMQAYMQYYNQPAPSGYTAEQWAAAQQQNWAQWQQWQQQYQQWQAQYGEKYQETMKHMSAQNMSLANQVSQLPIVQPPPPLPKEDTKPPLPPNNMNTYQFTSMPPPHQNNLPLFPVKQNANTPMQQTNIQNCPQNPPLPPNQPPLPPENNNSSKENNSLNGKRSNSIGSESNSAKKLKIEDEELTEAEKTFDAQFKQWEEQFNKWKQQNANHPDKTQYKQYEAKWTSWREKLIERREQMRRKREQQKQTVVKVDIEKNKGSSGDDKILNILSSTENQGLINNLLGIGKTLGLTAKQSINVPPPPPPPPATETVASNIQTATSSQVSQSSTTQLPVMNMMSSNMTTSPWNSQQWTAQYNAGVNVSNFSNFQAMTGVPPPPFNMPPTQMPPPNFTQPPPNFPAIPNFSQPPPGFVSNDSRQNHNVRPPVPPNMQGRPPSFGMNTGKGSDNNLIHNERQNQPGSMSNFDSVGHQGNFGINDAGHQKEGIPAERFGPDSINDQQGNQFRNDMFGQRNENYKLNDERVSEAEQFRREDRNYQEHGNSQFNQQKMNFNNDRFASGNDRFGPGNNRFGPTNDRFGPGNDRFGPGDNRFVVGNDRFGPGGDRVGQGTETVNDRFGTNNNRFGPNNEPYGPGGDRFNRNSMDRFDQKDVVDNRRDSFPNVPRGFSRNNQFEPPDKFAPELKKLMEKRRAAMDVFKPSYFDSDKSSSVGSLSESFKKITGDSPFMKSVGNQNLGPRGSSNFGPGAPGNFRIPGDFKLHGNPDFGPRALLGIVRNNSFDSRDSFKGSNSSSQQMQDLMHTEPRSEMANIGNDTNVKNEVKNESTTVVEQVAVNNSKSTEQNVDNTQKDSSENYSIQKDIPLLEKPPWVNAQLPEDSLLQKDSIKEEEIPSTNYSSSEQDPQNAFKEQTEVKQELSNNDSENTEKKPEVLPFMGENDLKPEDLNMEPPPELPNLGPVLTDTNEPTDSVQRTDEPYDGKESSLKSFVSNTESYEPRGPFDATFGPRGMPFRSSTPFLSPRGPNNVRFPMFEPPFNSSGPNPYSLGPRGPNDVQFGPRALNDGQFDSRGSNDGQFGPRASNNAQFGPRGLGDGQYGPRGTGDGQFGPRASNDGQFGQRGPNDAQFGPRGPNDGQFGPRSVNDGMFGPRGPNDGLFGTRGPVENQFGLRAPNNAQFGPRPSNIGQFGPRYDAQLNLSRPNDGQFGPRGTNDGQFGPHGPNNRPFDNRGLCDQFMPRGLNEGQPRFSGLNDRLFGSRRNDPPYQRSPGGSKGANDGGQFSNRFNEKQFDNSTDGCFGSQSSNDAYFGPRGPIGSSNDTSFLSRGQPDRSFDNRQLDVRGIGELRSKGPIDNNSGSKIQGTSEISGDGGVFTNNEQISIDESMQQRQFDSNDAQNSLWRQPYSKNSFGDVDQRSGRGYLDKSMLPQNESFNQSIANDIERRSPKNGNKCNILDKRSERNMNDITVSDYKTGYTESSAGSDYTKFDNSNIYVKRPMDNRQSQVRCSAVKEFCIEKQFNYNHSGASSDKKFIEHIPAKVIDYAHTSRSSNQDHLTPVQCFDYGHGNLKPLVPEHEVYPKKDFRNWEENEQNLKDYTEKIRRYECYANKTESRHPRDYKQRRNSEEFIDDRKPERERREKEDYKAKERDDRIFDHTSDKDQDNRYDKSPIKERTRERCEPSQKETTKENDKDEDRSKGNINWQENSNKNVVDTKPSENSVTDAQHNVLESTPKTLELAKTPNCTMVDDLLCPPGRQNRPPKIAIILRGPPGSGKSFVAKLIKDKEVEQGGSAPRILSLDDYFLVEKEIESTDDNGKKVTVKEMVYEYEEAMEQSYITSLVKAFKKNITDGFFNFIILDCINEKISDYEEMWSFAKTKGFKVHMEDTEETQEKSPQQNEDSQDSQDDTQDTIGVSKWERMEAEDKLDRLDGLAKKKNEGKVQTMKDFLQVPDYYNMEDTSGKKRVRWADLEERKEQEKMRAVGFVVGHTNWDRMMDPTKGGSALTRTKFFSLS from the exons ATCGGTAGTGAATCTAATAGTGCTAAAAAGTTGAAAATCGAAGATGAAGAACTAACTGAAGCTGAGAAAACATTTGACGCTCAGTTTAAACAGTGGGAGGAGCAGTTTAATAAGTGGAAACAGCAAAATGCTAATCATCCAGACAAG acCCAATACAAACAATACGAAGCTAAATGGACATCCTGGCGAGAGAAGCTTATCGAACGACGTGAACAAATGCGTAGGAAACGCGAGCAACAAAAGCAAACTGTTGTTAAAGTAGATATTGAAAAGAATAAAGGCTCGTCTGGTGATGATAAAATACTGAACATTCTATCCAGTACAGAAAATCAAggattaattaacaatttattggGTATTGGGAAAACTCTTGGCTTAACTGCAAAGCAGAGTATTAACGTACCtccaccgccaccgccgccaccaGCAACAGAAACAGTAGCGTCTAACATTCAAACGGCAACCTCCTCTCAAGTATCACAGTCGTCGACAACTCAGCTACCAGTCATGAACATGATGTCTTCTAATATGACTACGTCACCTTGGAATTCTCAACAATGGACAGCACAGTATAATGCAGGCGTGAACGTATCGAATTTCTCTAACTTCCAAGCTATGACTGGAGTACCTCCACCTCCATTCAATATGCCACCAACTCAAATGCCTCCACCAAACTTTACACAACCGCCGCCGAATTTTCCAGCTATACCAAACTTTTCACAACCACCGCCAGGTTTTGTTAGCAATGACTCACGACAGAATCACAACGTACGACCTCCAGTTCCACCCAACATGCAAGGAAGGCCTCCTTCATTCGGAATGAATACTGGTAAAGGTTCAGATAATAATTTGATACACAACGAACGTCAAAATCAACCTGGTTCTATGAGCAACTTTGACTCAGTAGGTCATCAGGGTAATTTCGGTATAAATGACGCTGGGCATCAAAAGGAAGGCATACCAGCAGAACGTTTTGGTCCAGATAGTATAAATGATCAACAAGGTAATCAATTTCGCAATGATATGTTTGGTcaacgaaatgaaaattataaattaaacgaTGAACGAGTATCTGAAGCCGAACAATTTAGAAGAGAAGATAGGAACTATCAAGAACACGGAAATAGTCAGTTCAATCAACAGAAAATGAACTTTAACAACGATAGATTTGCTTCTGGAAACGATCGGTTTGGGCCAGGAAACAATCGGTTTGGTCCAACGAATGATAGATTCGGACCTGGAAACGATCGATTTGGACCTGGAGATAACAGATTCGTTGTTGGAAATGATAGATTTGGACCAGGAGGTGACAGGGTAGGACAAGGAACTGAAACTGTTAATGATCGTTTTGGAACAAACAATAATCGATTTGGTCCAAATAATGAACCTTATGGTCCTGGGGGTGATAGGTTTAATAGGAATAGTATGGATCGTTTTGACCAAAAAGACGTAGTAGATAATAGACGTGATAGTTTTCCAAATGTTCCAAGGGGTTTCAGTAGGAATAATCAATTTGAACCACCAGATAAATTTGCTCCAGAACTAAAGAAGCTTATGGAAAAAAGGAGAGCAGCGATGGACGTATTCAAACCAAGCTATTTTGATTCTGATAAAAGTAGCAGCGTTGGTTCACTGAGTGAAAGCTTTAAGAAGATTACAGGTGATTCTCCATTCATGAAATCTGTTGGAAACCAAAATTTGGGACCTCGTGGATCTTCTAACTTTGGACCAGGCGCACCTGGTAATTTCAGAATACCTGGAGATTTTAAGCTTCATGGAAATCCTGACTTTGGACCCCGTGCTCTTCTAGGAATTGTACGCAACAATTCGTTCGATTCGCGGGATTCATTCAAAGGATCGAATTCTAGTTCACAACAAATGCAAGATCTTATGCATACCGAACCTAGATCGGAAATGGCGAATATTGGAAACGACACGAATGTGAAGAACGAGGTTAAAAATGAATCTACTACTGTAGTAGAACAAGTTGCGGTAAATAATTCAAAATCGACTGAACAAAACGTCGATAATACACAAAAAGACAGTTCTGAGAACTATTCAATACAGAAAGACATTCCATTACTAGAAAAACCACCTTGGGTTAACGCTCAACTTCCTGAAGATAGCTTATTGCAGAAGGATAGTATTAAGGAGGAAGAAATTCCGTCTACGAACTATAGCTCTTCAGAACAGGATCCACAGAATGCTTTCAAAGAACAAACAGAGGTAAAGCAAGAACTATCTAATAATGATAGTGAAAATACCGAGAAAAAACCTGAAGTGTTACCTTTTATGGGAGAAAATGATCTAAAACCTGAAGATTTAAATATGGAGCCACCGCCTGAATTACCCAATTTAGGTCCTGTTCTTACAGACACTAATGAACCTACTGATTCTGTACAAAGAACAGATGAACCATATGATGGAAAAGAGTCTTCCTTGAAATCATTTGTAAGTAACACTGAATCTTATGAACCAAGAGGACCTTTTGATGCTACATTTGGTCCAAGGGGAATGCCATTTAGATCAAGTACACCTTTTTTGAGTCCAAGAGGTCCTAACAATGTAAGATTTCCTATGTTCGAACCACCATTTAATTCTTCTGGTCCAAATCCGTACTCATTAGGTCCTCGTGGACCCAATGATGTACAATTTGGTCCAAGAGCTTTGAATGATGGGCAATTTGACTCAAGAGGCTCGAACGATGGACAGTTTGGTCCAAGAGCTTCGAATAATGCGCAATTTGGTCCTCGAGGTCTTGGTGATGGACAATATGGCCCTCGAGGTACTGGTGATGGACAATTTGGTCCAAGAGCTTCTAATGATGGGCAGTTCGGTCAACGAGGTCCAAACGATGCACAATTTGGTCCAAGGGGACCTAATGATGGACAATTTGGTCCTAGAAGTGTCAATGATGGAATGTTCGGACCAAGAGGTCCTAATGATGGATTATTTGGGACGAGAGGACCCGTTGAAAATCAATTCGGTTTAAGAGCTCCTAATAATGCACAGTTTGGACCTAGACCTTCGAATATTGGACAATTTGGCCCCAGATATGATGCTCAGTTAAATTTAAGCAGACCTAATGATGGACAATTCGGTCCTAGAGGGACGAACGATGGTCAATTTGGGCCCCATGGGCCTAATAATAGACCGTTTGATAATCGAGGTCTTTGCGATCAGTTTATGCCCAGAGGACTTAACGAAGGACAGCCAAGATTTTCAGGACTCAATGATAGACTTTTTGGTTCACGACGCAATGATCCACCTTATCAACGAAGTCCAGGTGGTTCGAAAGGTGCAAACGACGGCGGCCAGTTTTCAAATAGATTTAATGAAAAACAATTTGATAATTCTACTGATGGATGCTTTGGTTCACAGAGTTCTAATGATGCATATTTTGGTCCACGAGGTCCAATAGGTAGCTCAAATGACACCTCTTTCTTATCTCGAGGGCAACCTGACAGATCTTTTGATAATCGACAACTTGATGTCAGAGGAATTGGAGAACTTAGATCAAAAGGACCAATTGATAATAATTCTGGTTCCAAGATACAGGGTACTTCAGAAATAAGTGGTGATGGTGGAGTATTCACTAATAATGAGCAAATATCAATTGATGAAAGTATGCAACAGAGGCAATTCGATTCTAATGATGCGCAGAACTCACTCTGGAGGCAACCATACTCTAAAAACAGCTTCGGAGATGTGGATCAAAGATCTGGAAGAGGCTATCTTGATAAATCCATGTTGCCTCAAAATGAATCATTTAATCAGAGTATAGCGAACGACATAGAACGACGATCTCCTAAGAATGGAAATAAATGTAACATTCTTGATAAAAGATCAGAGAGAAATATGAACGATATAACGGTGAGTGATTACAAGACTGGATACACAGAATCTTCAGCAGGTTCTGATTATACAAAATTCGATAACTCTAATATATACGTGAAACGACCTATGGATAACAGACAAAGCCAAGTCAGGTGTTCAGCTGTGAAAGAATTTTGTATAGAGaaacaatttaattataatcataGCGGGGCTAGCAGCGACAAGAAATTTATCGAACATATACCTGCTAAAGTAATAGATTATGCCCACACTTCCCGATCATCGAATCAAGATCACTTAACTCCTGTGCAATGTTTCGACTATGGACATGGCAATTTAAAACCTCTAGTGCCAGAGCATGAAGTGTACCCAAAGAAAGATTTTAGAAATTGGGAGGAGAACGAACAGAATTTAAAAGATTATACAGAGAAAATCAGGAGGTACGAATGTTATGCGAACAAAACAGAATCTAGGCATCCTCGAGACTACAAACAAAGAAGGAATAGCGAAGAATTCATAGACGATAGAAAACCTGAAAGGGAACGCAGAGAGAAAGAGGACTATAAAGCGAAAGAACGTGATGATAGGATATTTGATCATACATCTGACAAAGATCAAGATAACCGCTATGATAAGAGTCCCATTAAAG AAAGAACGCGGGAAAGATGTGAACCGTCTCAGAAGGAAACGACTAAAGAGAATGACAAAGATGAAGACAG ATCGAAAGGAAATATAAACTGGCAGGAGAATTCGAACAAGAACGTCGTAGATACAAAGCCATCAGAGAACAG TGTTACAGATGCTCAGCATAATGTGTTGGAATCTACACCAAAAACTTTGGAATTGGCAAAAACACCAAACTGCACAATGGTGGATGACTTATTGTGCCCTCCAGGTCGTCAGAACAGGCCACCAAAAATAGCTATAATTTTAAGGGGTCCACCAGGCAGTGGAAAATCTTTTGTGGCGAAACTTATTAAG GATAAGGAAGTTGAACAAGGAGGTTCTGCACCACGAATATTAAGTCTTGATGATTATTTCTTGGTAGAGAAAGAGATAGAATCCACAGATGATAACGGAAAGAAAGTTACGGTTAAG GAAATGGTCTATGAGTACGAGGAAGCAATGGAGCAAAGTTACATCACATCTCTTGTTAAAGcttttaaaaagaatattaccgatggtttctttaatttcattatattggATTGTATCAACGAAAAAATATCCGATTATGAAGAAATGTGGAGTTTTGCTAAAACAAAAGGCTTCAAA GTTCATATGGAAGACACTGAAGAAACCCAGGAGAAATCTCCACAACAAAATGAAGATAGTCAAGATAGTCAAGATGATACTCAAGATACTATT GGGGTTAGCAAGTGGGAACGTATGGAAGCAGAGGACAAATTAG ATCGTTTGGATGGGcttgcaaaaaagaaaaatgaaggaaaggtgCAAACTATGAAAGATTTCCTTCAAGTTCCTGACTATTATAACATGGAAGATACTTCTGGCAAAAAACGT GTACGTTGGGCAGATTTGGAAGAAcgtaaagaacaagaaaaaatgcGCGCTGTAGGATTTGTAGTCGGTCATACAAATTGGGATCGTATGATGGATCCCACAAAAGGAGGAAGCGCCTTAACACGCACAAA GTTTTTCTCACTATCATAA